Part of the Micromonospora inyonensis genome, CGTTCACTCGTCGGTGGCGAGCCGGGCGTGCAGGTGTTCGTCGTGGCGGCGGCCGTCGCCGTACCGGTGGGACTCCCGCAGCGTCCCCTCCCACGGGTAGCCGGCGCGGTCGGCGACCCGGCACGAGGCGACGTTCGCCACGGCGTGGCACAGCTCGATCCGGTGCAGTCCGAGCGACCCGAACGCCCAGCCGGTGACCAGTCGGACCGCAGCGGTGGCGACGCCCCGCCCCCGGGCCGAGGGCACCGTCCAGTACCCGATCGAGCCCTCGTCGCCGTGGATGCGGTGCAGCGAGACCGAACCGGTCAGGACGCCGGTCGCCGGATCGGTGACGGCGAACGAGGCGTGCGTACCGGCCGACCAGTCGGCCCGGGCCCGGGTCCAGGCCCGGGCACCGGCCAGGTCCAGGCCCGGGGCGGAGGGGTTCCACTGCGCCGTCTCCGGATCGCGGAGCGCGGCGAGCACGTCTGCGGCGTCCTCCTCCCGCCAGGGACGCAGCAGCAGTTCAGGGGTGTTCAGCTCGACATGTTCCACGGGGCGGGAGTCTTGCACGCCACGCCGGTCCCATGTGCGGGATCTCCTCGCCGCCAGCCCGCCGCTGAGCCGTCCATCAATGGGCGTTGAGCGGCGGAAACGTGGAATCCGGAACTGCCAGGGCCATCCCCGAGGGGGAAGCTAGGGGTCATCTCGGGGCGTTCCCTGAGGAGAACGTGAGCCCCGGCTTGCCTATACTCGTCCATGCGATGGTCCCGGCGAGGGAGCTGCTCCGGATGGACATGATCGAGGCATACGTCGCCGAGTTGGACAAGGCCCTGCGCGGCCCCCGGGCGACCAAGGCCGATCTCCTCGCGGAGGCGCGGGACGGTCTCCTGGATGCGGCCGACGCCTACGAGGACGCCGGTCTCGACCGGCGCGACGCCGAACGGCGGGCGGTCGCCGAGTTCGGGGCGGTACCCGAGATCGCCTGCGACTACCAGACCGAACTGGGGCTGGCCCAGGGGCGCCGTACCGCTCTGCTGATCTTCTTCGTGCTGGCCGCGCAGCCGGTGCTGTGGCGGTTGACCCGGCACCTGGCCGGTGGCGTGGGATACCACAGCCCCGGCTACCGGCTGGTCGAGGAGACGGTCAGCTGGATGGGTTCGGCGACCCTGTTCGCCGCGATCCTGGTCGCCACCGCCGCCGGCTACGGGGTGCGGTACCTCGGTGCCCGCCGGGGGCTCGTCCGGGTCACCGGGGTCTTCGCCTTCGCGGTCTGCGTGGTCTTCTCCGTGCTCGGGGTTCTGCTGACCGCGCTCACCCCGCACGCCCTGATGAGTGTCGCCGGGTTGCCGAGCGCGCTGGTGTTCCTCGGTATCCCGTTGGCCGGGATCGGCGTCTCCGGCCGGAACTGCCTGAGCGCCGCCTGACCGGACGCCCCGGTCCCCGGTGCGACACCCGCGGAGAGGGCGTCGCTCAAGCGGACGACCCACGCGCGCCGTGCGGCCGGGGCACGCGCCATCCGGTATCCCGCAGCGGTTCGGGTCGCCGGTCCGGTGCCGCCCGGGACCGGGCGGCACCGGGTCGACTCAGGCGAAGCCCGCCGCCGTGCCGGGACGCAGCACGCCCTCGACCACCGCGGCGAAGTCCCGCCACTCGGAGCGCTCGTCCGCCAGGGCCCGCCGCCCGGAGGCGGTGAGCTGGTACGTCCGGCGCTTACGGCCACTGACTGTGCTCCACTCGCTCTGCACGTAGCCCGCCCGCTCCAGCCGGCGCAGGGCCGGGTAGAGCGTGCCGGTCGGCAGGTCGAGCGCGCCGCCGCTGCGGGCCTGGAGAGCTTCCATAATCGCGTAACCGTGCAGCGACTCCCGCTCCAGGACGGAGAGAATCAGGGCGTCGAGGTGCCCCCGCAACGCGTTTGGCCTCATGTAGCCAATCTACACGAAGGCGGTACGGTAGCCCAGCTACAGGTAGATACCCTATTCGGGATGTTCAGGGCTCTGCCCCGCGTGTCCCACCGGTCCCCGCCACCGCCTCTCGACCGCGCATCGAGTCGTCCCGATCATTCTTGTGCCGCGCCGGGAGACGGCGGGCCGTGCCACACCCGGCGGCCCCTCGTCACCGCGACACGACGTGCGGACGAGGACGGCGGGATGGACGCGTACAGGGTTCTGAGCAGGTGTGGCCGGCTGACCGTCAGCCTCGCCCGGGAGCTGTTCTCCGGACTGAAGGCGTTCGGCGCGGCGCTCATCGGCACGCCGCTGCCGCCCGAGGCCTTTCCCCCGGCCACCCCACCGGCGGGCGGGCCCGTGCCGACGGTCACCGATGCCACCTGCCGGCCGGTGGGCGGCGAGCCGGGGCAGCCGCCGTCGCCGGTGGAGCCGGGCACCCCGTGGGCGGGGACGGAACCGGGCGCACCGCCGGCCGGACACCCGGAGCGGTTGATCCCCCACGTCCCCCCGACGCCGGTGGAACGCCGACTCTGGTCGCAGCTGCGCTGAACGCCGGCACGTGACCGGCCGCCGCCCCTGCGGGGAGCCGGGCGGCGGCACCGCCGACGAAACACCGGACCACGGGCACCGCCGCCGGCCTGCGGCGGTCGGTTCACATGCCCTTGAGGCCGTGCGCGGTGGCCACGACGACCACGTCGGACTCCGGGGTCATCGTCCCGGCGGCCAGGGACCGGGAGACGGCGACCAGACCGGCCGCGCTGCTCGGTTCCAGCGGGAACCCGGCCCGCCAGAGGCGCCGGGTCTCGGCGAGGACGCTCTCGTCGTCCACCGCCACGGCCTGCCCGCCGGAGCGCCGGACCGCCTCCACGGCCTGGGCCGCGAGCTGGTTGCCGCCCAGCGACGGCATGACCCGGGTGCTGCCCGGGAACGTCGCGTACAGGTCGGCTCCGGCGAGCACCGCGGCGACCCGGGGAAAGGGCTCCACCAGGCAGATCCGGGGCACCGCGTCGGCCCCGAGCAACTCCCGGAACCCGAGGTGGATGCCCCACGCGAGGTCACCCCGGGAGGCCGGCACCACCACCCACTCCGGTGCCCGGCCGTCCCGGTCGGCGAGGAGCTCCTCGGCGACCAGCTTGTACCCCTCGATGCCGAACGGGCTGCTGCCGACCGGGGGGACGACGAAGTTGGTGACCGGCAGCATGGTCCGGGAGTCGCGGTAGGCGGCGACGTGCTCCCAGCGGTGTTCGCTGCGGGGGAAGGAGACCACCTCCGCGCCGAGGTCGCGCATCAGCTCCACCACCCGGGCCGGGGTGTCGTCGGTGACCGCGATCTCGCAGCGCAGCCCCGCCCGACCGCAGTAGGTGGCCAGCGACACCCCGGCGTTGCCGGAGGAGGCGGCCA contains:
- a CDS encoding GNAT family N-acetyltransferase gives rise to the protein MEHVELNTPELLLRPWREEDAADVLAALRDPETAQWNPSAPGLDLAGARAWTRARADWSAGTHASFAVTDPATGVLTGSVSLHRIHGDEGSIGYWTVPSARGRGVATAAVRLVTGWAFGSLGLHRIELCHAVANVASCRVADRAGYPWEGTLRESHRYGDGRRHDEHLHARLATDE
- a CDS encoding permease prefix domain 1-containing protein encodes the protein MVPARELLRMDMIEAYVAELDKALRGPRATKADLLAEARDGLLDAADAYEDAGLDRRDAERRAVAEFGAVPEIACDYQTELGLAQGRRTALLIFFVLAAQPVLWRLTRHLAGGVGYHSPGYRLVEETVSWMGSATLFAAILVATAAGYGVRYLGARRGLVRVTGVFAFAVCVVFSVLGVLLTALTPHALMSVAGLPSALVFLGIPLAGIGVSGRNCLSAA
- a CDS encoding PadR family transcriptional regulator codes for the protein MRPNALRGHLDALILSVLERESLHGYAIMEALQARSGGALDLPTGTLYPALRRLERAGYVQSEWSTVSGRKRRTYQLTASGRRALADERSEWRDFAAVVEGVLRPGTAAGFA
- a CDS encoding DUF6059 family protein; translation: MDAYRVLSRCGRLTVSLARELFSGLKAFGAALIGTPLPPEAFPPATPPAGGPVPTVTDATCRPVGGEPGQPPSPVEPGTPWAGTEPGAPPAGHPERLIPHVPPTPVERRLWSQLR
- a CDS encoding pyridoxal-phosphate dependent enzyme, which produces MPTIQNPRLAGLACIRCDRRYEVADHSTGCPACLAEGRPMNLECVYTPGESTGVDQPYLRPVTLGEGRTPLLTDIAGAVPGLDVALKWEGANPTGSHKDRFSAVVVSRALCAGYEGIVAASSGNAGVSLATYCGRAGLRCEIAVTDDTPARVVELMRDLGAEVVSFPRSEHRWEHVAAYRDSRTMLPVTNFVVPPVGSSPFGIEGYKLVAEELLADRDGRAPEWVVVPASRGDLAWGIHLGFRELLGADAVPRICLVEPFPRVAAVLAGADLYATFPGSTRVMPSLGGNQLAAQAVEAVRRSGGQAVAVDDESVLAETRRLWRAGFPLEPSSAAGLVAVSRSLAAGTMTPESDVVVVATAHGLKGM